Proteins encoded by one window of Deinococcus aerophilus:
- the tatC gene encoding twin-arginine translocase subunit TatC, producing the protein MSQKITTDLKSAPLFDHLDELRRRLIFSVIFLAAGMSIAFVYRLQLIDWVKGPLQYSELYREGKVQVVTYNLTEPLMLSLNLSFWAGIGLALPFILGQVWGFIAPGLYPSERRWAWPFIVGAGLSFVGGAVFGYQLVLPSMVPFLVQFLAGTVTPILGLGSYIGTVTTFLVAFGLAFELPILSVILTRIGIVNHVMLRKGWRIAIVAIMVAAAVITPTPDPGNMMLVAVPLYVLFELSVLLSRAFRLPPPEESESPALGL; encoded by the coding sequence ATGTCGCAGAAGATCACCACCGATCTAAAAAGCGCCCCGCTGTTCGACCACCTCGATGAGCTGCGCCGGCGGCTGATCTTCAGCGTGATCTTTCTGGCTGCCGGGATGTCCATCGCCTTCGTGTACCGCCTGCAACTCATCGACTGGGTCAAGGGGCCCCTGCAGTACTCGGAGCTGTACCGTGAGGGCAAGGTCCAGGTCGTGACCTACAACCTGACCGAGCCGCTGATGCTGAGCCTGAACCTGTCGTTCTGGGCAGGCATCGGGCTGGCGCTGCCCTTTATCCTGGGACAGGTGTGGGGTTTCATCGCCCCGGGGCTGTACCCGAGCGAGCGGCGCTGGGCGTGGCCGTTCATCGTGGGAGCGGGGCTGTCGTTTGTGGGCGGGGCCGTCTTCGGCTATCAGCTGGTGCTGCCGAGCATGGTGCCGTTCCTGGTCCAGTTCCTGGCCGGAACCGTGACGCCCATCCTGGGGCTGGGCAGCTACATCGGCACCGTGACCACCTTCCTGGTCGCCTTCGGCCTCGCTTTTGAACTGCCGATCCTGTCGGTGATTCTGACCCGCATCGGCATCGTGAACCACGTGATGTTGCGCAAGGGCTGGCGCATCGCCATCGTGGCGATCATGGTGGCGGCCGCCGTCATCACGCCCACGCCCGATCCCGGCAACATGATGCTGGTGGCCGTGCCGCTGTACGTGCTGTTCGAACTCAGCGTGCTGCTCTCGCGGGCCTTCCGCCTGCCGCCCCCCGAGGAAAGCGAATCCCCCGCTCTGGGCCTGTGA
- a CDS encoding twin-arginine translocase TatA/TatE family subunit — MGPLEIILIVVVIALIFGARKLPELGKGLGQGIKEFKKETGKTGETDPTEVMPPVTDVPSRQLDPVTGAPIHPERENAGNRRV; from the coding sequence ATGGGTCCACTGGAAATCATTCTGATCGTCGTCGTCATCGCCCTGATCTTCGGGGCCCGGAAGCTGCCCGAACTCGGCAAGGGACTGGGGCAGGGCATCAAGGAATTCAAGAAGGAGACCGGCAAGACGGGCGAGACCGACCCGACCGAGGTTATGCCGCCGGTCACCGATGTGCCGTCGCGTCAGCTTGACCCGGTGACCGGCGCGCCCATTCACCCCGAACGCGAGAACGCGGGCAACCGCCGCGTCTGA
- the lgt gene encoding prolipoprotein diacylglyceryl transferase — translation MNPVFLQIGSFTIAWYGVLITLGIVAGAWIGTRMARERGLNVNLFSDMILWMIIWGLIGARLVFVLTSWGQFSGTPFPRILFDIINLRAGGISIHGGLIGGILVLIYYTRRYKLNFYQYADLCVPGVAFGIIGGRIGNIMNGTDTVGRVTGWAVGYRWPDSARSFHNGMCVPNPNPNMDLSQYCQTIGGQLVMTAPVHFAQLYGVIIGIILSVAAFFWLRSLKPGWTFWQFWLWYSVLRAGWEETFRLNPLLPNVYLSQGLDKSGIGLLTETQLISIPLIIVSIWMLIRIRNRPDMPAPVEAKPTVPPAGPAGTR, via the coding sequence ATGAATCCTGTTTTCCTTCAAATCGGCAGTTTCACGATTGCCTGGTACGGCGTGTTGATCACGCTGGGCATCGTGGCAGGCGCGTGGATCGGCACCCGCATGGCGCGGGAGCGCGGCCTGAACGTCAACCTCTTCAGCGACATGATCCTGTGGATGATCATCTGGGGCCTGATCGGCGCGCGGCTGGTCTTCGTGCTGACCTCCTGGGGCCAGTTCTCGGGAACCCCCTTTCCGCGTATCCTGTTCGACATCATCAACCTGCGTGCGGGCGGCATCAGCATTCACGGCGGCCTGATCGGCGGCATTCTGGTGCTGATCTACTACACCCGGCGCTACAAGCTCAATTTCTACCAGTACGCCGACCTGTGCGTGCCGGGCGTGGCCTTCGGCATCATCGGCGGGCGCATCGGCAACATCATGAACGGCACCGATACGGTCGGGCGCGTCACCGGCTGGGCAGTCGGCTACCGCTGGCCCGACAGCGCGCGGTCCTTTCACAACGGCATGTGCGTGCCCAATCCCAACCCCAACATGGACCTTTCGCAGTACTGCCAGACCATCGGCGGACAGCTGGTCATGACTGCTCCGGTTCACTTTGCGCAGCTGTACGGCGTGATCATCGGCATCATCCTGAGCGTCGCGGCCTTCTTCTGGCTGCGCTCCCTGAAGCCCGGCTGGACCTTCTGGCAGTTCTGGCTGTGGTACTCGGTTCTGCGTGCGGGCTGGGAAGAAACCTTCCGCCTCAACCCGCTGCTGCCCAACGTCTACCTCAGCCAGGGCCTGGACAAGTCGGGCATCGGTCTGCTTACCGAGACGCAGCTGATCAGCATTCCCCTGATCATCGTGAGCATCTGGATGCTGATCCGCATCCGCAACCGCCCCGACATGCCCGCCCCAGTGGAGGCAAAACCCACCGTACCGCCGGCCGGACCGGCTGGAACACGCTGA
- a CDS encoding ABC transporter substrate-binding protein — MKSVSPLLALATLALTLGTAHAQEAKELRLGVFPNVTHAAGLVGIQRGLFQKELGGVKLTVREFANGSQINEAFAAGAIDAAYVGPGPAMNAFMRGVPIQVYAGAANAGAVLVGRGDSGVRTVKGLAGKKVAVPTRGSTQDISLRHLLHENGLKASDEGGNVTIVPIDPANMPAAFAGKQVDAALVQEPWGAVMEGQGARLIANEKAIWAGGNYTTTVLVLNTRFAAQNPEVVKGLLRGHLAAIRYISGSNAGAQKAVADQIAAFTGKRPSTNELFKALARTRVTWDINLGTLAEYAQLNKEAGFARDVPDLNRFVNLSVVRGLAK; from the coding sequence ATGAAGAGCGTCTCTCCCCTACTGGCCCTCGCCACCCTGGCCCTGACCCTGGGAACTGCCCACGCCCAGGAGGCCAAAGAGCTCCGGCTGGGGGTCTTTCCCAACGTGACCCACGCCGCCGGACTGGTGGGCATTCAGCGCGGCCTGTTCCAGAAAGAACTGGGCGGCGTGAAGCTGACGGTGCGCGAGTTCGCCAACGGCAGTCAGATCAACGAGGCCTTTGCCGCCGGCGCCATTGACGCCGCGTATGTCGGCCCCGGCCCGGCCATGAACGCCTTTATGCGTGGGGTGCCCATTCAGGTGTACGCGGGCGCGGCGAACGCGGGCGCGGTGCTCGTCGGGCGCGGGGACAGCGGCGTCCGCACCGTCAAGGGACTGGCCGGCAAGAAGGTCGCCGTGCCCACGCGCGGCTCTACCCAGGACATCAGCCTGCGTCATCTGCTGCACGAGAACGGCTTGAAGGCCAGCGACGAGGGAGGCAACGTCACCATCGTGCCCATTGATCCGGCCAACATGCCGGCCGCCTTTGCGGGCAAGCAGGTGGACGCCGCGCTGGTGCAGGAACCCTGGGGCGCCGTCATGGAGGGCCAGGGGGCCCGGCTGATCGCGAACGAAAAGGCGATCTGGGCGGGCGGCAACTACACCACCACCGTGCTCGTGCTAAACACCCGGTTCGCCGCCCAGAACCCGGAGGTGGTGAAGGGCCTGCTGCGCGGCCATCTCGCGGCCATCCGGTACATCTCGGGCAGCAATGCGGGAGCGCAGAAGGCTGTGGCCGACCAGATTGCCGCCTTTACCGGCAAACGCCCGAGCACCAATGAGCTGTTCAAGGCGCTCGCGCGTACCCGGGTCACCTGGGACATCAACCTGGGAACCCTGGCCGAATACGCCCAGCTCAACAAAGAGGCTGGCTTTGCCCGCGACGTTCCGGACCTGAACAGATTCGTGAACCTGAGCGTGGTTCGGGGCCTAGCAAAGTAA
- the treZ gene encoding malto-oligosyltrehalose trehalohydrolase — protein sequence MIPSHPESAAPSAAATAAHDLSSRLGAHLLPDGSATRFRVWTTQAQTVEVRVDGQTYPMTAQGEGFFETVLPVGAGAHYLFVLDGEARPDPYARFLPGGVHGEAEVLAPDQCYEWQHPDWQGLALAECVFYELHVGTFTPEGTYRAAQEKLPYLKELGITAVQLMPLAAYDGERGWGYDGVAMYAPHAPYGRPEELMAFIDAAHGLGLAVFLDVVYNHFGPAGNYLAAYSPSYFTERFHTAWGQGLDYAEVHMRRYVTDNARMWLSTYRFDGLRLDATAAMQDDSPLHILDELAQEVHRLGGTHILLAEDHRNEPSLVTESGLDGIWVDDFHHEVRVTLTHEQEGYYGGFQGGASELAQVINRGWKYEGQLWQVTGEEHHRGKPADGLEAPSFVYCIQNHDQVGNRALGDRLQQHDRVSLQQFRGASMLLLTLPMTPLLFQGQEWAAETPFPFFSDHSGELGELVTEGRKKEFAYFSDFMHMEVPDPQDRRTFESAKLNWSEREHGEHGRTLALYRALLQLRREDPALQHRSRRYLSAGSAGEVLWVRQDTPDGERVLLWNLGQEPVALGALQLPHSLPTRVLLHSEQDGAPPPHLFSLPPGEAALLGNA from the coding sequence ATGATCCCGTCACATCCCGAATCCGCCGCGCCGTCCGCCGCTGCCACTGCCGCCCACGACCTGTCCTCACGCCTGGGCGCCCACCTGCTGCCCGACGGCAGCGCTACCCGTTTCCGGGTGTGGACCACCCAGGCCCAGACGGTGGAGGTGCGGGTGGACGGCCAGACGTATCCCATGACCGCCCAGGGAGAGGGCTTTTTTGAAACCGTGCTGCCCGTGGGGGCCGGGGCCCACTACCTGTTTGTGCTGGACGGCGAGGCGCGGCCCGACCCCTATGCCCGTTTTCTGCCGGGCGGTGTACACGGCGAGGCGGAAGTGCTGGCGCCGGACCAGTGTTACGAGTGGCAGCACCCCGACTGGCAGGGTCTCGCGCTGGCCGAGTGCGTGTTCTACGAGCTGCATGTGGGCACCTTTACACCCGAAGGCACCTACCGCGCCGCACAGGAAAAACTGCCCTACCTGAAGGAGCTGGGCATCACGGCCGTGCAGCTGATGCCGCTGGCGGCCTATGACGGAGAGCGCGGCTGGGGTTACGACGGCGTGGCGATGTACGCGCCGCACGCCCCCTATGGCCGGCCCGAGGAACTGATGGCCTTCATCGATGCCGCGCACGGTCTGGGGCTGGCCGTCTTTCTGGATGTGGTGTACAACCATTTCGGGCCGGCGGGGAACTACCTCGCCGCCTACAGCCCAAGCTACTTCACCGAGCGCTTTCATACCGCGTGGGGACAGGGCCTGGATTACGCCGAGGTCCACATGCGCCGCTACGTCACGGACAACGCGCGCATGTGGCTGAGCACCTACCGCTTCGACGGGCTGCGGCTGGACGCCACCGCCGCCATGCAGGACGACAGCCCGCTGCACATCCTGGATGAGCTGGCGCAGGAGGTCCACCGCCTAGGCGGCACCCATATCCTGCTCGCCGAGGACCACCGCAACGAACCCTCGCTGGTCACCGAATCCGGCCTGGACGGCATCTGGGTGGACGACTTCCACCATGAGGTCCGCGTGACCCTGACCCACGAGCAGGAAGGGTATTACGGCGGCTTCCAGGGCGGCGCTTCCGAGCTGGCGCAGGTGATCAACCGGGGCTGGAAGTACGAGGGGCAACTCTGGCAGGTGACGGGCGAGGAACACCACCGCGGCAAGCCGGCCGACGGTCTGGAAGCGCCCAGTTTCGTGTACTGCATCCAGAACCACGATCAGGTGGGCAACCGCGCCCTGGGGGACCGGCTGCAACAGCATGACCGGGTCAGCCTGCAACAGTTCCGGGGGGCGAGCATGCTGCTGCTGACCTTGCCCATGACCCCACTGCTCTTTCAGGGTCAGGAATGGGCCGCCGAGACCCCGTTTCCCTTCTTCAGCGACCATTCCGGGGAACTGGGCGAGCTGGTCACCGAGGGCCGCAAGAAGGAGTTTGCCTACTTCAGCGACTTCATGCACATGGAAGTGCCCGATCCGCAGGACCGCCGCACCTTTGAGAGTGCCAAGCTGAACTGGTCCGAGCGGGAGCACGGCGAACACGGCCGCACGCTGGCCCTGTACCGCGCCCTGCTGCAGCTGCGGCGTGAGGACCCCGCGCTGCAGCACCGCTCGCGCCGGTACCTCAGCGCGGGCAGTGCGGGCGAGGTGCTGTGGGTACGTCAGGACACGCCGGACGGTGAGCGGGTGCTGCTGTGGAATCTCGGGCAGGAGCCCGTGGCCCTGGGAGCCCTTCAGCTGCCGCACTCCCTGCCCACGCGCGTGCTGCTCCACTCCGAGCAGGACGGCGCGCCGCCGCCACACCTGTTCAGCCTGCCGCCGGGTGAGGCCGCGCTGCTGGGGAACGCATGA
- the glgX gene encoding glycogen debranching protein GlgX, whose protein sequence is MTTTEKTTAAPRVRPGQPYPLGATWDGKGTNFALYSENATRVELCLFDDQGNETRYELPEQTAFVWHGHLPGVGPGQRYGYRVHGEYAPERGLRFNPNVVLLDPYAKALDGTEQFDKGVFAYVPGGDDTVMQTEEQRGAPLGIVVDPMFNWVGDQKPDIPFHQSVIYEAHVKGLTMTHPDVPEALRGTYAGVATEPVLRYLRELGITAIEFLPVHQHVDDPFLLDKGLTNYWGYSTLNFFAPDVRYSAEARKGNPAGAVSEFKNMVRALHDAGIEVILDVVYNHTAEGNHMGPTMSFKGIDNPTYYRLVAEDPRFYFDYTGTGNSLNVRHPQTLQLIMDSLRYWVTEMHVDGFRFDLASTLARGLHEVDQLSGFFTIIHQDPIISQVKLIAEPWDVGEGGYQVGNFPVNWAEWNGIYRDDMRAFWKGEGGLASEIGYRLTGSSDLYQSDGRKPYASINFVTAHDGFTLRDSVTYEEKHNEANGEGGNDGHNHNITWNCGVEGETDDPAINQLRGQQQRNFLATLLLGQGTPMILGGDEIGRTQGGNNNAYCQDNEISWYDWQNVDEDLLAFTQKVIALRKAHPSLHRRKFFSGRTIRGEDVRDIVWLRYDGQTMTDEDWSNAQTQSLGLFLDGDGLDDVDAEGQPLHDDDLLLLLSSSYVDLPFRLPTLDSCNNWELLLDTSDDNASEQISSGEETTLKARSVKLYRCVRDAK, encoded by the coding sequence ATGACAACCACAGAAAAAACCACCGCTGCTCCCCGCGTGCGTCCCGGCCAGCCCTATCCTCTGGGGGCCACCTGGGACGGCAAGGGCACCAATTTCGCTCTCTACAGTGAGAACGCCACCCGCGTGGAACTGTGTCTGTTCGATGACCAGGGCAACGAGACCCGCTACGAGCTGCCCGAGCAGACGGCCTTTGTGTGGCACGGCCACCTGCCCGGCGTGGGGCCGGGGCAACGCTACGGCTACCGTGTCCACGGCGAATACGCGCCCGAGCGTGGCCTGCGCTTCAACCCCAATGTGGTGCTTCTCGACCCCTACGCCAAGGCGCTGGACGGCACCGAGCAGTTTGACAAGGGGGTCTTCGCCTACGTGCCCGGCGGCGACGACACCGTCATGCAGACCGAAGAGCAGCGCGGCGCCCCCCTGGGCATCGTGGTGGATCCCATGTTCAACTGGGTGGGCGACCAGAAACCCGATATTCCCTTTCACCAGTCGGTGATCTACGAGGCGCACGTCAAGGGCCTGACCATGACCCACCCCGACGTGCCCGAGGCCCTGCGCGGCACCTATGCGGGCGTCGCTACCGAGCCGGTGTTGCGCTACCTGCGCGAACTGGGCATTACGGCCATCGAGTTTCTGCCGGTACACCAGCATGTGGACGATCCCTTCCTGCTCGACAAGGGGTTGACCAACTACTGGGGCTACAGCACGCTGAATTTCTTTGCGCCGGACGTGCGCTACTCGGCCGAGGCGCGCAAGGGCAATCCGGCGGGCGCGGTGTCGGAGTTCAAGAACATGGTGCGTGCGCTGCATGACGCTGGCATTGAGGTCATTCTGGACGTGGTGTACAACCACACTGCCGAGGGCAACCACATGGGGCCCACCATGAGCTTCAAGGGCATCGACAACCCCACGTATTACCGGCTGGTGGCCGAGGACCCGCGCTTCTACTTCGATTACACCGGCACCGGCAACAGCCTGAACGTGCGTCATCCCCAGACCCTGCAGCTGATCATGGATTCGCTGCGCTACTGGGTCACCGAGATGCACGTGGACGGCTTCCGCTTTGATCTGGCCTCTACGCTGGCCCGCGGGCTACACGAGGTTGACCAGCTCTCGGGCTTCTTTACCATCATTCACCAGGACCCGATCATCTCACAGGTCAAGCTGATCGCCGAGCCGTGGGACGTGGGCGAGGGCGGCTATCAGGTGGGCAACTTCCCGGTCAACTGGGCCGAGTGGAACGGCATCTACCGCGACGACATGCGTGCCTTCTGGAAGGGCGAGGGCGGACTGGCTTCCGAGATCGGCTACCGCCTGACCGGCTCCTCGGACCTGTACCAGAGTGACGGCCGCAAGCCCTACGCCTCGATCAATTTTGTGACTGCCCACGACGGGTTCACGCTGCGCGACAGCGTCACCTACGAGGAAAAACACAACGAGGCCAACGGCGAGGGCGGCAACGACGGCCACAACCACAACATCACGTGGAACTGCGGCGTGGAGGGCGAGACCGACGATCCCGCCATCAACCAGTTGCGCGGCCAGCAGCAGCGCAACTTCCTGGCAACCCTGCTGCTCGGCCAGGGCACCCCGATGATTCTGGGCGGCGATGAGATCGGGCGCACCCAGGGCGGCAACAACAACGCCTACTGCCAGGACAACGAGATCAGCTGGTACGACTGGCAGAACGTGGACGAGGACCTGCTCGCCTTTACCCAGAAGGTTATCGCGCTGCGCAAGGCCCACCCCTCGCTGCACCGCCGCAAGTTCTTCTCCGGACGGACCATCCGGGGCGAGGACGTGCGCGACATCGTGTGGCTGCGCTACGACGGCCAGACCATGACCGACGAGGACTGGAGCAACGCCCAGACCCAGAGCCTGGGTCTGTTCCTGGACGGCGACGGTCTGGACGATGTGGACGCCGAGGGCCAGCCCCTGCACGACGACGACCTGCTGCTGCTGCTGAGCAGTTCCTATGTGGACCTGCCCTTCCGCCTTCCCACCCTGGATTCCTGCAACAACTGGGAACTGCTGCTCGACACCAGCGATGACAATGCCAGCGAGCAGATTTCCTCCGGTGAAGAAACCACGCTGAAAGCCCGCAGCGTCAAGTTGTACCGCTGCGTGCGCGACGCGAAGTAG